Genomic DNA from Deltaproteobacteria bacterium:
CCGAGACGTACTTTTCGTACGTCGCAGGCGCAAAACCCGCGGAGAACGCCGCTCAGAGGGAAAAGGGCCATTTATGGATGGAAACTAACTAATGATCGATGTTGCTGACACATACCGTCAATACTGATCCGCGCTACCGAGCACATTCTTGTTCTTCTCAATAATACGGGGATATCGTAGCCTTGCTCCCTTGCCATCTCAACAGCTCCTTTTCCCATGTTGGGCAGGAGAGTAGCGTTGGCGTAATCGCGGGCGCCCTTGGAGACCTGAAGGATTACCGGGGATTTGGATCGGCCACAGCCGTTAATAATCGCCTGAATCTGCTCGAGGTTGTTAAAGTTGTAGGCTGGCACGGCATATCCGCCCTCCAT
This window encodes:
- a CDS encoding class II fructose-bisphosphate aldolase, producing the protein MVSFKELGFVNIREMFKKAMEGGYAVPAYNFNNLEQIQAIINGCGRSKSPVILQVSKGARDYANATLLPNMGKGAVEMAREQGYDIPVLLRRTRMCSVARISIDGMCQQHRSLVSFHP